The DNA region CCCCTCTTTGATTTTGATTCCGGAGTCGGGGGTCCAGTATCCGTTGCAGCACATCCGCAAAGAACCCGATAACCAGTACCAGGAAGGTTGTGGTGAGTAGGATTCCCTGTATGGCAGGGTAATCATGCTGGGCAATAGCTTTGGTAAGCATGGACCCAAGTCCCGGCAGAGAGAATATGTTTTCTACCACCACGGCGCCCAAAAGGGTGGAAGAAAGTTCTATGCCTAAAATAGAAACCACCGGCACATAGGCATTTCTGATACCGTGGAGCAAAAAGGAACGTCCCTGGGAAAACCCCAAAGACCGGGACGTGCGGATATAGCCTGAATCCAGAATATTCAACACACTTGAGCGTATATACCGGGACAGGCTGGCGGTCATAACAAAAACAATGGTTATAAGCGGCAGAATCAGTGCCTCCACCGCCTTGCCAAAATTGCTCCACCCGCCGTTAGGCCAGCCTCCGGAGGGCAGGATGTTCAGCCTGAGGGCAAATAACCATACAAAAATAATGCCCACCCAGAAAGCCGGTATGGCGATTACGGTCTGGGAAAAAACGGTCAATACCGCCGCATACCATGTTCCGTTTTTATACGCCGCAATAAAGCCGATGGCGCTTGCCGCAACAAGGGATATCAAGAACGAAAGGATGGTCAGCGGAACAGTTATTCTGAGTCTGCTTGCCACTTCCGGACCAACGGGAATCCCGGAGACCAAGGAGGTGCCAAAGTCTCCGTGGGTAACCCTGGCAAACCACTGTACAAATTGGCGGCCTAGGCTCTGATCCGATCCGACCTTCGCCCTGGCTTCCATGATTTGTTCCGCCGTGGCATCCGAGGGCAGCAATGCGTTTGCAGGATCCCCCGGAAGCAGCCGCAGCAGAATAAAGATCACCAGTAAGGCGGCGATAAAGGAGACCAAAAGGAAAAAAGCCCGGTGTAACAGGTAGTTAATCATATCGGATTATTACCGAAAATCCGCAGGCCCGCCAATATATCGGCAGATCTGCGGATTCTCTTAGTTTGTTTTTACGATATTGTAGGAGTGAAACTGGGAATTTAATCCATTGATCGGATAACCTGAAACATTGGATACCGCGATAACAATCTGGGGATACAGGT from Treponema primitia ZAS-2 includes:
- a CDS encoding ABC transporter permease, translated to MINYLLHRAFFLLVSFIAALLVIFILLRLLPGDPANALLPSDATAEQIMEARAKVGSDQSLGRQFVQWFARVTHGDFGTSLVSGIPVGPEVASRLRITVPLTILSFLISLVAASAIGFIAAYKNGTWYAAVLTVFSQTVIAIPAFWVGIIFVWLFALRLNILPSGGWPNGGWSNFGKAVEALILPLITIVFVMTASLSRYIRSSVLNILDSGYIRTSRSLGFSQGRSFLLHGIRNAYVPVVSILGIELSSTLLGAVVVENIFSLPGLGSMLTKAIAQHDYPAIQGILLTTTFLVLVIGFFADVLQRILDPRLRNQNQRGG